The Sphingobium sp. JS3065 genome includes a region encoding these proteins:
- a CDS encoding acyl-CoA thioesterase, with protein MTEQRSEVVLRVVPHITDINANGHIFGGWVLSQMDIAGGIVATRIAQGPVATVAIESMTFIAPILLGDIVSVYAHEERRGRSSVAIRIDVVATRGRQATKVELTSGLFTFVALDEKHRPRPLPTA; from the coding sequence ATGACTGAACAAAGGAGCGAAGTGGTGTTGCGGGTGGTGCCGCACATCACGGACATCAACGCCAACGGGCATATCTTCGGCGGCTGGGTGCTCAGCCAGATGGATATAGCGGGCGGCATCGTCGCCACGCGGATCGCGCAGGGGCCGGTCGCGACGGTGGCGATCGAAAGCATGACATTCATCGCCCCGATCCTGCTGGGCGATATCGTGTCGGTCTATGCCCATGAGGAGCGGCGGGGACGGTCGTCGGTCGCCATCCGGATCGATGTCGTCGCGACGCGGGGGCGGCAAGCCACGAAGGTCGAACTGACAAGCGGCCTGTTCACCTTCGTCGCCCTGGACGAAAAGCACCGGCCGCGTCCCCTGCCCACCGCCTGA
- a CDS encoding amino acid permease, with protein MIFGRIKPLDAILATAEKKSLVRTLGPVQLTLLGVGAIIGTGIFVLTAAAAQKAGPGMMWSFMIAGAVCAFAALCYSEIASMVPVSGSAYTYTYAVVGELLAWMVGWALILEYAVAASAVSVGWSGYFMGLLKSITGLELPQALAAGPVWTMNGLIPHADFTHGVINIPAIVVALAVTALLVVGTTESARVNAVLVAIKVTALTAFIILTLPALETGNFSPFAPNGWFGPEGTSGMGIVGAAASIFFAYVGFDAVSTAAEETKNPQRNVPIGLIGSLALCTVFYLLVAAGAIGAIGAQPVLGPDGSVVAPGSQGFAAACATAAHAQDLVCSNEALAHVLRSINWTVVGNALGLAANLALPSVILMMMFGQTRIFFVMARDGLLPEKLASIHPRFKTPHVVTIVTGIFVAIGAALLPVGQLADISNSGTLFAFFMVSIAVLVLRVKEPGRARPFRTPGVWVIAPTAAFGCVFLFFNLPVDAQLVLPVWGGLGLILYFVYGYRKSHVGRGLVEIHEQDVGIPPQPVPPMPGAPTPGGQDA; from the coding sequence ATGATCTTCGGGCGCATAAAGCCACTAGACGCGATATTGGCCACTGCCGAAAAGAAATCGCTCGTCCGCACATTGGGGCCGGTTCAACTGACGCTATTGGGGGTCGGCGCCATCATCGGCACCGGCATTTTCGTCCTGACCGCAGCCGCCGCGCAAAAGGCGGGGCCGGGCATGATGTGGAGTTTCATGATCGCGGGCGCCGTCTGCGCCTTCGCCGCGCTCTGCTATTCCGAAATCGCCTCCATGGTGCCGGTGTCCGGTTCCGCATACACCTACACCTATGCCGTCGTAGGGGAACTGCTCGCCTGGATGGTGGGCTGGGCGCTCATCCTGGAATATGCGGTCGCGGCCAGCGCCGTTTCGGTGGGCTGGTCCGGCTATTTTATGGGACTTCTCAAAAGTATAACCGGGCTTGAACTGCCACAGGCACTCGCCGCGGGGCCGGTCTGGACGATGAACGGCCTGATTCCCCACGCCGACTTCACCCATGGCGTCATCAATATTCCCGCCATCGTCGTGGCGCTGGCAGTGACGGCCCTGCTGGTCGTCGGCACCACCGAAAGCGCCCGGGTCAACGCCGTGCTCGTCGCCATCAAGGTGACCGCGCTGACCGCCTTCATCATTCTGACGCTGCCTGCACTCGAAACTGGCAATTTCTCACCCTTCGCGCCCAATGGCTGGTTCGGTCCGGAAGGCACCAGCGGCATGGGCATCGTCGGCGCCGCAGCATCGATCTTCTTCGCCTATGTCGGCTTCGACGCGGTGTCGACCGCAGCCGAGGAAACCAAGAATCCGCAACGCAACGTCCCCATCGGCCTGATCGGCAGCCTTGCGCTATGCACCGTCTTCTACCTGCTGGTGGCGGCCGGCGCGATCGGCGCGATCGGTGCGCAGCCCGTGCTGGGTCCGGACGGTTCGGTGGTCGCCCCCGGATCGCAGGGCTTTGCCGCCGCCTGCGCCACCGCCGCCCATGCCCAGGATCTCGTCTGCTCCAACGAAGCGCTGGCCCATGTGCTGCGATCGATCAACTGGACGGTGGTCGGCAATGCGCTGGGTCTGGCCGCCAATCTCGCGCTGCCGTCCGTCATCCTGATGATGATGTTCGGTCAGACCCGCATCTTCTTCGTGATGGCGCGCGACGGCCTGCTGCCTGAAAAGCTCGCCAGCATCCACCCGCGGTTCAAGACGCCCCATGTCGTCACCATCGTGACCGGCATCTTCGTCGCCATCGGCGCCGCACTGCTGCCCGTGGGCCAGCTTGCGGACATCTCCAATTCCGGCACGCTCTTCGCCTTCTTCATGGTGTCCATCGCCGTGTTGGTGCTGCGCGTGAAGGAACCGGGGCGGGCGCGTCCGTTCCGCACGCCGGGGGTTTGGGTGATCGCGCCGACGGCGGCCTTCGGCTGCGTCTTCCTCTTCTTCAACCTGCCCGTCGACGCGCAGCTTGTCCTGCCGGTCTGGGGCGGCCTGGGCCTCATACTCTATTTCGTCTATGGCTATCGCAAGAGCCATGTCGGGCGCGGCCTGGTCGAAATCCATGAACAGGATGTCGGCATTCCGCCGCAGCCGGTGCCGCCCATGCCGGGCGCGCCCACGCCGGGCGGCCAGGACGCTTGA
- the prmC gene encoding peptide chain release factor N(5)-glutamine methyltransferase, which translates to MTTIPETLRAATERLAPVSATPRLDAELLLAHALQIDRNDLLMRQRDLSVPPGFESLIERRLTGEPIAYITGTRDFWTISLHVTPDVLIPRPDSETLIEAALDHFGAKGPAHILDLGTGSGALLLAALSQWPLAKGTGVDISPAALAVAQGNADRLGLGERAGFRLGDWAEGLDGPFDLILINPPYIARDVPLSGDVLHEPGGALFAGAEGLDDYRRIAPMLPRLLSPGGMAAMEIGYDQRLSVSALLADQGLSVAARRDLAGHDRCLVATPVPPI; encoded by the coding sequence ATGACCACAATCCCCGAAACCCTCCGCGCCGCCACCGAACGCCTGGCCCCTGTCAGCGCCACCCCGCGCCTCGACGCGGAACTGCTCCTTGCCCACGCGCTCCAGATCGACCGCAACGACCTGCTGATGCGCCAGCGCGACCTCAGCGTCCCGCCGGGTTTCGAAAGCCTCATCGAACGCCGCCTGACCGGCGAACCCATCGCCTATATCACCGGCACCCGCGATTTCTGGACGATCAGCCTGCATGTCACGCCCGACGTCCTCATTCCCCGCCCGGACAGCGAAACGCTGATCGAGGCTGCCCTCGACCATTTCGGCGCGAAGGGGCCCGCCCATATACTCGATCTCGGCACCGGTTCCGGCGCGCTGCTGCTCGCCGCGCTCAGCCAATGGCCGCTGGCGAAAGGGACGGGGGTGGATATTTCCCCCGCCGCCCTTGCCGTGGCGCAGGGCAATGCCGATCGCCTGGGCCTTGGCGAACGCGCCGGTTTCCGGCTCGGCGACTGGGCGGAAGGGCTGGACGGCCCCTTCGACCTGATCCTCATCAACCCGCCCTATATCGCCCGCGACGTCCCGCTTTCGGGCGATGTCCTCCATGAACCCGGCGGCGCCCTATTCGCTGGAGCGGAGGGGCTGGACGATTATCGCCGCATCGCCCCCATGCTGCCGCGCCTGTTGTCGCCCGGCGGCATGGCCGCGATGGAGATCGGCTATGACCAGCGCCTTTCCGTCTCCGCCCTGCTTGCCGATCAAGGACTTAGCGTTGCGGCGCGCCGGGATCTGGCGGGGCATGACCGCTGTTTGGTCGCAACGCCGGTTCCCCCCATTTGA
- a CDS encoding DUF4167 domain-containing protein, producing MINNRQAGRRNRGRNNNGGRPNGGNRGGGDNGNRIDNRARGNAAQLLEKYRNMARDSQMAGDRVNAEYYLQFADHYFRVLADNRARQEEQQQRFRPRDENFDENFDDFYAGDEGGEDVRVDQAPDRAQDFERRRDEPRDYREGRNDRNRRDRNDRNERNDRSDRRRERPVDEMVAEEGMEQARPQMAAEPVAPEPQTEAEPRARRGRPRKAAATDEGEQRGLDLAVLPPSIGRADNDAEPVAEAPRKRTRRARPAAEAAE from the coding sequence TTGATCAACAACAGGCAGGCCGGCCGCCGGAATCGCGGCCGGAACAATAATGGCGGACGTCCCAATGGTGGCAACCGGGGCGGTGGTGACAACGGCAACCGGATCGACAACCGCGCACGCGGCAATGCGGCCCAGCTCCTTGAAAAATACAGGAATATGGCGCGCGATTCCCAGATGGCGGGTGATCGGGTGAATGCGGAATATTATCTGCAATTCGCCGACCATTATTTCCGTGTCCTGGCCGACAACCGCGCCCGGCAGGAGGAGCAGCAACAGCGCTTCCGTCCCCGCGATGAGAATTTCGATGAGAATTTCGACGATTTCTACGCCGGCGATGAAGGCGGCGAGGATGTTCGCGTCGATCAAGCGCCCGACCGCGCCCAGGACTTCGAACGCCGCCGCGACGAGCCGCGCGATTATCGCGAGGGTCGAAACGACCGCAACCGGCGCGACCGCAACGATCGCAACGAGCGGAATGATCGCAGCGACCGCCGCCGGGAACGTCCGGTAGACGAAATGGTGGCCGAGGAAGGCATGGAACAGGCCCGGCCCCAGATGGCCGCCGAACCGGTCGCCCCGGAACCGCAGACCGAAGCGGAGCCTCGCGCCCGCCGCGGCCGTCCGCGCAAGGCGGCGGCGACGGACGAGGGGGAACAGCGCGGCCTGGACCTCGCCGTGCTTCCGCCCTCGATCGGGCGCGCCGACAATGATGCCGAACCTGTCGCGGAAGCGCCGCGCAAGCGCACCCGCCGCGCCCGGCCCGCGGCCGAAGCCGCCGAATAA
- the pgeF gene encoding peptidoglycan editing factor PgeF: MVELLRAAGLGDVLHGFAGRRGGVSTGLHAGLNVGLGSEDERDAVLRNRDLARDALLPGGTLVTVHQVHSPDVVMVTAAIPADDRPAADAMVTNRPGLILGILTADCVPVLFADATAGVIGAAHAGWKGALTGVTDRTIGAMEALGASRGRIACAIGPCIGRSSYEVTVDFAARFAAEDAENDRFFTAGREGHCQFDIAAYVAARLAGEGIGQIELLDEDTYSQPDRFYSYRRSCHRNEPDYGRQISMIALRG; encoded by the coding sequence ATGGTTGAATTGCTGCGAGCGGCTGGCTTGGGCGATGTCTTGCACGGTTTCGCCGGGCGGCGCGGTGGCGTTTCGACGGGACTTCATGCGGGTTTGAATGTCGGATTGGGGTCGGAGGATGAACGGGACGCGGTGCTGCGTAACCGCGATCTGGCCCGCGATGCGCTGTTGCCGGGCGGGACATTGGTGACGGTGCATCAGGTTCACTCGCCCGATGTGGTCATGGTCACGGCGGCTATTCCCGCCGACGACCGGCCCGCGGCTGACGCCATGGTCACGAATCGGCCAGGACTGATATTGGGGATTCTCACGGCGGATTGCGTGCCGGTGTTGTTCGCCGATGCGACGGCAGGCGTCATCGGCGCGGCCCATGCCGGATGGAAGGGCGCGTTGACAGGCGTCACTGACCGCACAATCGGGGCCATGGAAGCACTGGGCGCTTCGCGGGGCCGGATCGCCTGCGCGATCGGTCCATGCATCGGGCGGTCGTCCTATGAGGTGACTGTCGATTTCGCCGCGCGTTTTGCGGCGGAGGATGCGGAAAATGACCGCTTCTTCACGGCGGGGCGGGAGGGGCACTGCCAGTTCGACATCGCGGCCTATGTGGCGGCTCGGCTGGCGGGCGAAGGGATCGGCCAGATCGAATTGCTGGACGAGGATACCTACAGCCAGCCCGATCGCTTTTACAGCTATCGGCGGTCATGCCATCGCAACGAGCCGGATTATGGCCGGCAAATTTCGATGATCGCTTTGCGGGGATAA
- a CDS encoding IS3 family transposase (programmed frameshift), with protein sequence MSKRPRRNHSPAFKAKVALAAVKGEKTLAELAQQFDVHPNQITQWRGQLLEGAAGVFGSETRNDAAEPVIDVKTLHAKIGELTLVNGFFVRRARQGGSVAERKAMIDRSHSLPLARQARTLGISRGSVYYLPRPVSAADLTIMRRIDELHLEFPFAGSRMLRDLLRQEGIEIGRQHVATLMKKMAIEASYRRPNTSKPTPGHKIYPYLLRKLPIVRPNQVWATDISYIPMARGFVYLVAIVDWFSRKVLAWRVSITMEADFCVEALEEALARFGKPEILNTDQGSQFTSLAFTSVLHREKIAISMDGRGAWRDNVVVERLWRSVKYEEVYLHAYGGVSEARGSIGRYLSFYNAKRPHSSLSAKTPDQAYFDNLPVAMAA encoded by the exons ATGAGCAAACGACCACGCCGGAATCACAGCCCGGCATTCAAGGCGAAGGTGGCATTGGCTGCCGTGAAGGGCGAGAAGACGCTGGCCGAGTTGGCGCAGCAGTTTGACGTGCATCCCAACCAGATCACGCAATGGCGCGGGCAACTTCTGGAAGGGGCCGCTGGTGTGTTCGGCAGCGAGACGCGGAACGACGCTGCCGAGCCGGTGATCGACGTAAAGACGCTGCACGCCAAGATTGGCGAACTGACGCTGGTGAACG GATTTTTTGTCAGGCGCGCTCGGCAAGGCGGGTCTGTTGCCGAACGCAAAGCGATGATCGATCGATCGCACAGCTTGCCGCTCGCGCGGCAGGCCCGGACACTTGGGATCAGCCGGGGCAGCGTCTATTACCTGCCCAGGCCGGTTTCGGCGGCTGATCTGACGATCATGCGGCGCATCGACGAACTACACCTGGAATTTCCATTCGCGGGCAGTCGGATGCTGCGCGATCTGCTGCGGCAGGAAGGCATCGAGATCGGCCGCCAGCATGTCGCCACGCTGATGAAGAAGATGGCGATCGAAGCGAGTTACCGTCGCCCGAACACATCGAAGCCGACACCAGGGCACAAGATTTACCCCTACCTGCTGCGCAAACTGCCGATTGTGCGGCCCAACCAGGTCTGGGCGACTGACATCAGCTACATCCCGATGGCGAGGGGGTTCGTCTATCTCGTGGCCATCGTTGACTGGTTCAGCCGGAAGGTCCTGGCCTGGCGGGTGTCGATCACGATGGAGGCCGACTTCTGTGTCGAGGCATTGGAGGAAGCGCTCGCGCGCTTCGGAAAACCGGAGATTCTCAACACCGACCAGGGCAGTCAGTTCACTTCGCTCGCCTTCACAAGCGTGCTGCACCGGGAGAAAATCGCCATCAGCATGGACGGGCGGGGCGCATGGCGCGACAATGTGGTGGTCGAGCGCCTGTGGCGCTCGGTGAAATACGAGGAGGTTTATCTGCACGCCTACGGCGGGGTCAGCGAAGCCCGGGGATCGATCGGTCGTTATCTGAGCTTTTACAACGCGAAGAGGCCGCATTCGAGCCTTAGCGCCAAGACCCCGGACCAGGCATATTTTGACAACCTGCCCGTGGCGATGGCAGCATGA
- a CDS encoding CBS domain-containing protein, producing MTIAVILQRKGQDVVQAQSSDTVLSVVQLLAQRRIGCVPVVDDGKVVGIFSERDLVYRVAREGAAVLERPVGEIMTAPAITTDERTPVIHCLSLMTKRRIRHLPVVVDGALVGLVSIGDLVKFRIDSIESEAASLRDYIQTA from the coding sequence ATGACGATCGCGGTGATTTTGCAACGCAAGGGACAGGATGTCGTCCAGGCGCAATCGAGCGACACGGTCCTTTCCGTGGTGCAATTGCTGGCCCAGCGGCGGATCGGCTGCGTGCCGGTGGTGGACGACGGCAAGGTGGTCGGCATCTTCTCCGAACGCGACCTGGTCTATCGCGTGGCGCGGGAAGGCGCGGCGGTGCTGGAACGCCCGGTGGGCGAGATCATGACCGCCCCGGCCATCACCACGGATGAACGGACGCCCGTCATCCACTGCCTGTCGCTGATGACGAAGCGGCGCATTCGGCACTTGCCCGTCGTGGTCGACGGCGCGCTGGTCGGGCTGGTATCGATCGGCGACCTTGTGAAGTTCCGCATCGACAGCATCGAATCGGAGGCGGCCTCCCTGCGCGACTATATCCAGACGGCCTGA
- a CDS encoding lipopolysaccharide biosynthesis protein encodes MGLQDADADDAAFGTRIRSAILWRSGSQIVAQMLSWVVTLAVIRLLDPADYGLFAMTQVILNFATFLNGYGLVSALVQSETIGTHKLRQAFGIMLLLNGGLALAQLLIAPLAASYYDQPMVADLLRVQALLYLSTPFISIPEAIMGRAMDFRRPALVNLIAAMASAAVALTGALSGWGVWTLVWAPIAGFWVKGVGYVLATGFRPIPSFDFRGTGAMVAYGASLLGGQLFWIVQSQADIFIGGRVLEPHQLGLYAEALFLTQIFVSKFIPPLNDVAFPAYARMQKDPARIAWSFCKAVRLLLLISCPVYLGMAATAGPLVETLFGAKWRDMAPFVAILALAMPFMTLQVMFAPVSNALGRPGTTARVAAVGAVLMPAAFFIGIRFGAIGLAWAWLCAFPILTLITARMAGGPMGLRLIDLMRAAAPGLGCSLLMAAAVMAIDQVLPPLASPLRLGILVPAGALVFLAALTLCARGTLMELVALIVRRAPPVQAPA; translated from the coding sequence ATGGGTTTGCAGGACGCCGACGCGGACGACGCCGCTTTTGGCACAAGGATCAGGAGCGCGATTCTCTGGCGGTCAGGGAGCCAGATCGTGGCGCAGATGCTGAGCTGGGTCGTGACTCTGGCGGTGATCCGGCTGCTCGATCCCGCCGATTACGGCCTGTTCGCCATGACGCAGGTGATTCTGAACTTCGCAACCTTCCTCAACGGCTATGGGCTGGTGAGCGCCCTGGTGCAGTCGGAGACGATAGGGACGCATAAGCTGCGGCAGGCCTTCGGCATCATGCTGTTGCTGAACGGCGGGCTGGCATTGGCGCAGTTGCTGATCGCTCCCCTGGCCGCCAGCTATTATGACCAGCCGATGGTTGCCGATCTGCTGCGGGTGCAGGCGCTGCTTTATCTATCGACGCCCTTCATCTCGATTCCCGAAGCGATCATGGGCCGGGCGATGGATTTCCGGCGGCCAGCGCTGGTCAACCTGATCGCGGCCATGGCCTCGGCGGCGGTGGCGCTGACCGGCGCGCTGTCCGGCTGGGGCGTGTGGACATTGGTGTGGGCGCCGATAGCGGGATTCTGGGTCAAGGGCGTCGGCTATGTGCTGGCGACCGGGTTTCGGCCGATTCCCAGCTTCGATTTTCGCGGCACCGGGGCGATGGTCGCCTATGGCGCGTCTTTGCTGGGCGGACAGCTTTTCTGGATCGTGCAGAGCCAGGCCGACATCTTCATCGGCGGGCGCGTGCTGGAGCCGCATCAACTGGGCCTTTATGCCGAGGCTTTGTTCCTGACGCAGATCTTCGTCAGCAAATTCATCCCGCCACTCAACGATGTCGCCTTTCCCGCCTATGCGCGGATGCAGAAGGATCCGGCGCGAATCGCATGGTCCTTCTGCAAGGCGGTGCGGCTGCTGCTGCTGATTTCATGCCCGGTCTATCTGGGCATGGCGGCGACGGCCGGGCCGCTGGTCGAAACCCTGTTCGGCGCGAAATGGCGGGATATGGCGCCCTTCGTCGCGATCCTGGCGCTCGCCATGCCGTTCATGACGTTGCAGGTGATGTTCGCGCCGGTCAGCAATGCGCTGGGCCGGCCGGGGACGACGGCGCGGGTCGCGGCGGTGGGCGCGGTGCTGATGCCGGCGGCCTTCTTCATCGGAATTCGATTCGGGGCGATCGGGCTGGCCTGGGCATGGCTTTGCGCGTTCCCGATTCTCACGCTCATCACGGCCCGGATGGCGGGCGGACCGATGGGGCTGCGGCTGATCGACCTGATGCGCGCCGCAGCGCCGGGGCTGGGCTGTTCCCTGTTGATGGCGGCGGCGGTGATGGCGATCGATCAAGTCCTGCCGCCACTGGCCTCGCCGCTTCGGCTGGGGATATTGGTGCCGGCAGGCGCCCTCGTCTTTCTGGCCGCACTGACGCTGTGCGCGCGCGGGACGCTGATGGAACTGGTCGCGCTGATCGTGCGGCGAGCGCCGCCGGTGCAGGCGCCCGCCTGA